One Polaribacter sp. SA4-12 genomic window carries:
- a CDS encoding SusC/RagA family TonB-linked outer membrane protein, producing the protein MKIAIIALVMICSQSMFSQSKTVSGSVKDSTGELLPGVSVIVKGTQKGVQTDFDGLFKINKVKSTDELVFAYIGMIGKTILVGERTNIDVVLEVSQESLDEIVIVAYGKQSRKTVTGAISTVDANEIAALPITNAEQALQGRAAGVTIVNGGVPGSSPLVLIRGLGTFGNNSPLFVIDGVIVGNLSGISPSDIENVSILKDASTTSLYGARGSNGVVLVTTKSGKKGRGQLSFSTYTGAQMVTNRYDVMNTVQYLQHAANIGVFPNRPLEVYQNNTNYQDEIFEVGMLQDYKLDYSKGTDNSTQFFSAEYLNQEGTIINTGFERYSFRANSSYTKGKLKFGESMSISFGKQSPELSGGGRSLIVHAIKAAPYLPVYNPNNLGGFQGPSSAGDGQDAENPVRIQTHTTSINKTLGIVGSVYGEFEILDELKFRSQVGLDYFRFDGSSFTPSFNTDNVLGSSTNAQNYASYGRNAQEGKGLVFTNSLSYSKTFAERHNVEFLALAEKTENTFTQFGGSARNEITDELVQFGATTPSIGSSSSETNRLGYLARVNYDFDGKYLFSAAIRRDASSRFGANNRWGTFPSASLGWNLSEENFLDDSNVNNLKLRASYGVVGNDQIGDYLYSASLTDGFEYPIGSGNGAGVTANGGSNPDLKWEETTMMNIGLDFGLFSNKFTASLEYYQNKSEDLLLSLPAPLSNGIHAGSITANVGSVETKGFEAVLGFNDTEGDFTWSANVNLGTSSNEVLNLGSLEAFEGGTMKDGKGNISRTVQGQSLFQFYGLVSDGIYQNQAEVDAVFSSNTGQTTVKPGDVRYKDLNGDGDINSQDRTTLANPYPDFTYGVNLSANYKNWDANLFVTGIQGVDIYNTNKYDLEGGANRLFNGSPVLLDSWTESNPSTTQPRFPGAPQNHSISDRYIEDGSYARLKNISIGYTLPSEVLNDAFSKIRLYASGQNLLTITDYSGLDPEIGQGNQEFGIDRGNYPQPKSFLFGIQVSF; encoded by the coding sequence ATGAAAATCGCTATCATAGCATTAGTTATGATATGTTCTCAGAGTATGTTTTCACAATCCAAGACCGTTAGTGGGTCAGTGAAAGATTCTACAGGAGAATTATTACCTGGTGTTAGTGTAATAGTAAAAGGAACGCAAAAAGGTGTGCAAACAGACTTTGATGGTCTTTTTAAGATCAACAAAGTTAAGTCCACTGACGAGTTAGTATTTGCATATATTGGAATGATTGGTAAAACCATTCTTGTTGGAGAAAGAACAAATATAGATGTTGTTTTAGAAGTATCTCAAGAATCATTAGATGAAATTGTAATTGTTGCCTATGGTAAACAAAGTAGAAAAACAGTTACAGGTGCAATTTCTACTGTAGATGCAAATGAAATTGCAGCATTGCCAATTACAAACGCAGAGCAAGCCTTACAGGGTAGAGCAGCTGGTGTAACTATTGTTAATGGAGGTGTTCCTGGTTCTAGTCCTTTAGTTTTAATTAGAGGTTTGGGTACTTTTGGAAATAACAGTCCTTTATTTGTTATCGATGGTGTAATTGTAGGAAACCTTTCTGGGATTAGTCCTAGTGATATTGAAAATGTTTCTATTTTAAAAGACGCATCTACAACATCACTTTATGGAGCTAGAGGTTCTAATGGAGTTGTTTTAGTTACCACTAAAAGTGGAAAAAAAGGAAGAGGTCAGTTATCATTTAGTACTTATACAGGAGCTCAAATGGTAACAAATAGATATGATGTTATGAATACTGTTCAGTATTTACAACATGCTGCAAATATTGGTGTATTTCCAAATAGACCATTAGAGGTATATCAAAATAATACAAACTACCAAGATGAAATTTTTGAAGTAGGAATGTTACAAGATTATAAATTAGATTACTCTAAAGGAACAGATAATAGTACTCAATTTTTCTCAGCAGAATACTTAAATCAAGAAGGTACTATTATTAATACTGGTTTTGAGCGTTATTCTTTTAGGGCTAATAGTTCATATACAAAAGGAAAATTAAAATTTGGAGAGAGTATGTCTATCTCTTTTGGTAAACAAAGCCCAGAATTAAGTGGTGGTGGTAGATCTTTAATAGTACACGCTATAAAAGCAGCTCCATATTTACCTGTTTACAATCCTAATAATTTAGGTGGTTTTCAAGGACCTTCTTCAGCTGGAGACGGACAAGATGCAGAAAACCCAGTTAGAATTCAAACTCATACAACATCTATTAATAAAACTTTAGGTATCGTTGGTAGTGTTTATGGAGAATTTGAAATTTTAGACGAATTAAAATTTAGATCACAAGTTGGTTTAGACTATTTTAGATTTGATGGTAGTAGCTTTACACCAAGTTTTAATACTGATAATGTTTTGGGTAGTAGCACAAACGCTCAAAATTATGCTAGTTATGGTAGAAATGCACAAGAAGGTAAAGGGTTAGTTTTCACAAATAGTTTAAGTTATTCAAAAACGTTTGCAGAAAGACACAATGTTGAGTTTTTAGCATTAGCAGAAAAAACTGAAAACACATTTACTCAATTTGGTGGAAGTGCAAGAAATGAGATTACAGATGAGTTAGTTCAATTCGGAGCTACAACTCCATCTATAGGTAGTAGTTCGTCAGAAACAAATAGATTAGGTTATTTAGCAAGAGTAAATTACGATTTTGATGGTAAATACTTATTTTCTGCAGCAATTAGAAGAGATGCTTCGTCTAGATTTGGTGCTAATAACCGTTGGGGAACATTCCCTTCTGCTTCTTTAGGATGGAATTTATCTGAGGAGAACTTCTTAGATGATTCGAATGTCAATAACCTAAAATTAAGAGCTAGTTATGGTGTTGTAGGTAATGATCAAATTGGAGATTATTTGTATAGTGCTTCATTAACTGATGGTTTTGAATATCCAATAGGATCTGGAAACGGAGCTGGTGTTACAGCAAATGGAGGTTCTAATCCAGATTTAAAATGGGAGGAAACTACCATGATGAATATTGGTTTAGATTTCGGATTATTTAGCAATAAGTTTACTGCAAGTTTAGAATACTATCAAAATAAAAGTGAGGACTTATTATTAAGTTTACCTGCTCCTCTATCTAACGGAATTCATGCTGGATCAATAACTGCAAATGTAGGTTCTGTAGAAACAAAAGGTTTTGAAGCTGTTCTTGGTTTTAATGATACTGAAGGAGATTTTACATGGTCTGCTAATGTAAATTTAGGTACTAGTAGCAATGAAGTTTTAAATTTAGGTAGTTTAGAAGCTTTTGAAGGAGGTACAATGAAAGATGGTAAAGGAAATATCTCTAGAACTGTACAAGGGCAATCATTATTTCAATTCTACGGATTGGTAAGTGATGGTATTTATCAAAACCAAGCAGAAGTAGATGCGGTATTTTCAAGTAACACAGGTCAAACAACTGTTAAACCAGGAGATGTTAGGTATAAAGATTTAAATGGAGATGGAGACATTAACTCTCAAGATAGAACTACGTTAGCAAATCCATATCCAGATTTTACTTATGGTGTTAACTTAAGTGCAAATTACAAGAATTGGGATGCAAACCTTTTTGTAACTGGAATTCAAGGTGTAGATATTTACAATACTAACAAATATGATTTAGAAGGTGGCGCAAATAGATTGTTTAATGGAAGCCCGGTTTTATTAGATAGTTGGACAGAAAGTAACCCTTCTACAACACAACCACGATTCCCAGGAGCACCTCAAAATCATTCAATTTCTGATAGATATATTGAAGATGGATCATATGCAAGGTTAAAAAATATTAGTATTGGATATACATTACCAAGCGAAGTATTGAATGATGCTTTTTCTAAGATAAGATTATATGCTAGTGGTCAAAATTTATTAACTATTACCGATTATTCTGGTTTAGATCCAGAGATAGGTCAAGGAAACCAAGAATTTGGTATTGATAGAGGAAATTACCCTCAACCAAAATCTTTCTTATTCGGAATTCAGGTATCATTTTAA